The following are from one region of the Vitis riparia cultivar Riparia Gloire de Montpellier isolate 1030 chromosome 14, EGFV_Vit.rip_1.0, whole genome shotgun sequence genome:
- the LOC117929867 gene encoding RNA exonuclease 4-like, with amino-acid sequence MESSESQRNKCAACYRQFNRLEHLVDHMRTSYHSVHEPTCGICKKHCRSFESLREHLIGPLPKVECARIFSVRGCNLCLDILGSPNALRVHRGTCQLSRGNTGALLSRMANLGIQDDLNSRTRGSKVVALGCKMVGGGTDGSLDLCARVCLIDENENIIFHTYVKPQIPVTNYRYETTGTRPEFLRDAMPVKQVQRKIQDFLCNGEPIWKIRSRGGKARILVGHGLDHDLDCLQMEYPTLMIRDTAKYPPLMKTSKLSNSLKYLTQAYLGYDIQTGIQDPYEDCVATMRLYMRMRSQSHKIEDYPLASDPQNRNNFASGRQNELERMTPDEMLEISRSDYYCWCLDTKESS; translated from the exons ATGGAGTCCTCAGAGTCCCAAAG GAACAAGTGTGCAGCTTGCTACAGACAATTCAACAGGTTGGAGCACCTGGTTGATCACATGAGGACCTCGTATCACTCGGTTCATGAGCCAACCTGTGGAATTTGTAAGAAACACTGCAGATCTTTTGAATCTCTCAGGGAGCATCTCATAG GGCCGTTGCCAAAAGTGGAATGCGCAAGAATATTCAGTGTCCGCGGATGCAACCTCTGCTTAGATatccttggcagccctaatgcACTTAGGGTTCATCGAGGGACATGCCAACTTTCACGCGGAAACACC GGAGCGCTGCTTTCTCGCATGGCTAACCTAGGTATTCAGGATGACCTGAATAGCAGAACAAGAGGCTCAAAGGTGGTTGCACTGGGCTGCAAAATGGTAGGGGGTGGAACCGATGGCTCGCTGGATCTTTGCGCAAGGGTTTGCCTCATcgatgaaaatgaaaacatcatCTTCCATACTTATGTCAAGCCCCAAATTCCAGTCACAAACTACAG GTATGAAACCACAGGGACAAGGCCCGAATTCTTGAGGGATGCAATGCCAGTGAAGCAAGTCCAAAGAAAAATCCAAGACTTCCTTTGCAATGGAGAGCCCATATGGAAGATTCGTTCTAGAGGTGGAAAAGCTAGGATTCTCGTGGGTCATGGTTTGGATCATGACCTGGACTGTCTACAAATGGAGTACCCAACGCTAATGATCAG GGACACAGCTAAGTATCCTCCATTGATGAAAACAAGCAAGCTCAGCAACTCACTGAAGTATCTGACACAAGCATACCTCGG GTATGACATCCAAACTGGCATACAAGATCCTTATGAGGATTGTGTTGCAACAATGAGGCTTTACATGAGAATGCGATCCCAAAGTCATAAAATAGAGGACTACCCGCTCGCGTCTGACCCGCAGAACCGAAACAACTTTGCATCAGGGAGGCAAAATGAGCTAGAGAGGATGACCCCAGATGAAATGTTGGAAATCTCCAGGTCTGATTACTATTGTTGGTGCCTAGACACGAAGGAAAGCTCCTGA